DNA from Leptolyngbya iicbica LK:
TTTCGTAAAGACTGAAACATGCAAATTACCGCAGTAATAAATTACAAAGGTGGAGTTGGCAAAACCTCCGTTACGGCCAATCTAGCTGCTGAACTGGCATGGCTCGGCTATCGCGTTTTGTTGCTTGATATGGATGCTCAAGCAAGTCTTACATTCTCATTTATCAAGCCCGAAATATGGCAAAAGTCTTATGCTGATTCCAAAACCATCAAGAGATGGTTTGATGCCATTGCCCAGCAAGAGTCCTTTCCATTGAATTCCTTAGTTATTACGCCTGAAATAGCGAACTCAAAAATTAGTGAGAGCGGCAATGGTGGCAGACTTGATCTAATAGCATCTAATCTTGGACTTATTAATGTTGATCTCGAACTTGCAACTCAACTTGGTGGAGCCACGCTAAATCAGACCAAATTAAATTATTTGAAAGTTCATCGTCGTTTAGCTGAAGGTTTGGCAGAAATCAGTAACAATAGTTATGACTTTGTCTTGATCGACTGTCCTCCAAATTTCAATATCGTCACGAAAAACGCAATTGTTAGCAGTGACAACATTTTAATTCCTGCCAAACCTGACTATCTATCAACTTTGGGGATTGACTATTTAATCAAAAGCGTGAATACTCTGGTCGAAGAATACAATGAGTTCAGTGAGGTTGGGGATAGTCTAGATGTTCCATTGATCAATCCCAAAATACTCGGCGTAGTATTCACGATGGTTGAGATAAGAAGCGGAGACGCAATTTCGGCATTACGTCCATTCATCAGACAAACTGAGAAATTAGGCCTTCCTGTTTTTGAGCAAAGATTGAGAGAAAATAAAACAATGTATGCTGACGCCCCTCAATATGGTGTCCCAGTGGTGCTAAATCGTTACTCTAGCTCAACCCATAAAGACGTTGCACAAGAGCTTGAAACATTTGCAAGTCAGTTTATTGAAAAGTCTGGGCTTCGAAGAAAATGAATCAAGATATTTTCACAAGCTTGCTAAAGCAATTCACTCGATTCATAGACCGTCTTACAGATGAAGATATCTCAGCTCTCAAGTCTGGGAAAAAGATTTTGTCTTTTAAACTCATTGAAGATCAAAAAGCAAGTCGAGAAAACAAGGATTTGTCAGAATTTCGTAAGTTGGCAGACCAGCTTATGGAAATCAACTCTAGAGTTGAAGCAGAGAACCTTTTAGATAATCTAAAAAAAAAGAACTTGATTGAGCTTTCAAAGTTCCTCGATATTCCCGTCCAAAGCCGCGAAAATATATCTAAAATAAAGGAGAAAATAATTGAGTCTACCGTTGGATATAGGCTGAGATCTCAGGCGATACAGAGAAGTACTGACTAGGCCACGCTCCTTGCTTTAAAGCAGTTCTTTATAGTTGTGAATTCTGCCAATATCCCCATTTTGATTTCAGTCTTGGCTCAGGAAAAATCCTTTATAGTGAAGATACTAGCAGCCGCTCAACTCAGCCGTTAAGCCAATCGCGAACCATGAAAATAGCCGAACGTTATATCGTTCTTGCCAGTCATAACCAGAGAATGAATGCGCGATTATTCAGATTGGTTTCATCGCTGGATGTAGCTAGCCAAACTGAAGACAAAGGTGCTTTCTTTGGCTCTATCCTCGGCACCTTGAATCACATTATTTTTGGCAATCACTTTTTACTGACCCGGGTTCGCGCCCTCATCAATCGCCCCTCACCGTTGGATGCCATACCCCCACAATGGGACTTCCAACCCGATAAACAGTACGGGGCTAGCGTGGCTGAATTAGCGACTATCTGCGCCGACATTGATCAAGCCGTCTGCGAATTCGTGAGTACTTTGGATGAGCGTGACTTAGGCAAAGAAACCGATGATGCTATCCCGCTATGGGCGTTGCTTGATCAACTCTTCCAGCATCAAACCCACCATCGTGGCCAAGCGACCACCTTGTTGTCACAGTGTGGCGTAGACTACCCCTCCTTCGCCGATGTGATCGGCACCCTCCAGGGAGAATCAGCGCCGTTTTAAGAGTTTTGCTCCGACAGACGAGTTCATTTCCAGGGAATATGATTCGGATTGGGCCACAAAAGCGGTTCAAGGCTTCGGCTGGTTGGCGACCCGAGCAGCGAGGGGAATGACCGCTCAGTTGCTACCTGAAGCGACCGAGTGAAGCGACACTCACCGTGACAATGCCTACGCCCAAAAGTTGGATGCTGGCCAGCGTTTCGCGAATGGCAACCCAGGCCAGCACCACAGTTAATGCTGGGTTGGCCGAGCCGAGCATCGAGGCTAACGTCGCCCCAATATATTTGATGCCAGAGTTAAACAGCATGTGACCGGAGAAAGTCACGATGCCAGAAATCAGGCTCCAAATCCAAATCGGCGTCCAAGCTAGATCTTGCGCATCGGTAATCGGCCAGACTACCAGACAGATGGCGGCAAACAGCAGCGTCAGGGCAAAGCTGAGCCAGGTATACGTGAGCGGATGGAGATAATCAAAGCTTTTTTGGGCGTTGACAGTATATGCTGCGTAGGCCACACCACTAGCGACTCCCAGCACTGCCCCGACCCAACTGCCGCCCCCTGACCATTGCTCTGCCGGAATCGTCAAGGCGCTACCCATCATGATGCAGCCCATAATGCCCCACTGCATCGCACTCGGACGCTGCCCTAAAAAGCACCACGATAACAGTGCCGTAAAGAGGGGAAAAGTGAAAAACAAGGTAAGGGCGATCGCGGTGGCAATGAGACCAATCGAGACATACAGCAGCGCCAGGTAAGTGAACATTAATAGGCCACCAGCGATCGCGTGCCCCAAAGCCTGCCGCTCACTAGGCTGTGCCAACTGGCGCACCTCCTTCCAGATGGGGGGATGCAGTCGACTGACGAGCAAACCCATGAGTGGCACAGCCAGCACCATGCGCAACAGCAACAGCAAAAAGGAATTGTGTAGCGTTGGGGCCAAAAAGCCGCCAGTCACACCAATGCCGATCAACGTTTGCTCGGCAAACAAAATGCGCACCACGACGTTTTGAATGCAAAAGAATAGTGACGACAGCAGAATTAAGATGAATCCGAGCACGCTATTTCCTGGTAGATAACAGTAGAACAGCAGCCCTCGTCTCAGAGAGTGAGGACTGGGGCTTTGCCCATAAGGCAAGAATTCCCCGCCCTTGCCCAGAGGCTTGTGCATGAGTTCAGCCTCCTATCATGACGGATCACCGCTGGCGGCCATAGCCCCCTAACGATAGATGACCATTACGACTATCACTTCTATCCTGTTGACGGCGATCGCCGCCTTTTACACCGCCTTTTTGCTGCCGACACTTCAGCAATATCTCAGCACCCTCGTCAGTCGCTGGCACTTGTTCTCTAGAGGGTGATAGCTAGAATGCTTGGAGTCCTTAAGTTCTAGCCTATGAGATGCCCGCACTGGCAGAGTGAACGAACCGTGAAAAACGGCACTGCCGTATTGAAAGCCCTCCCTCGGCAACGATATCTGTGTCGTCAGTGTGGCAAACGGTTTAACGAACGGACGAATACGCCTATGGCGCGACTGAGGACGCCAGTTTCACTCGTGTCTTCAGCCTTGAATGTCCGCACAGAAGGCTTGGGGCTGCGGGCCACGGGCCGCGCCTTTGGCAAGTCCCATCGCACGATTACCCGATGGGAAACGCGGTTGTCTGACCAAGTGACTCCCTGGTCTCCATCGGCCCCAGCAACAGCGGCCGTCACTCTGGAAGGCGATGAAGTTTACACTCGCGTCGGCGAGAACCTTCCCCCCCAGTGAGTCGGAAGGGTGGACGATGCACTTTATCGAACGTCAGAGCCGCTACTGGGTGGCCGCCCACGCCGGTCAAAAAAAACGAGCAACTCTTTGACACAGGCACCGCACAGCCTTGGCAGTGGTCAGCACCCGCCCAGTTCATTCGATGGTTCGCCGTTCGCGTAGCGTGCCGCAGACTTAGGTGAGCGGCGCTATGGTAACGCTTTAGGGTCACTGGCGAGTATGTTTCTCAAAAGGGGCGAAACTACACCTGCCTATCGGCGACGGAAAGTTTGGCGACAGGGGCTAGAAGTAGCGATAAAAATCAAAGGTTCCCAAGGACAACGCCGCGTCGTTTGGCTCAAAAGCGCCTCCCCTNNNCACTGGAGTCTCGGTAACCAGACGACACCCGCGATGGCCATAGGGTATGGTGAACCCCCACTCTCAACTCCTGAACTCTTGACTCTGCCAGGGTTTCAATCAATTACCTCTTAACATCCCAGTGCCCTTTGCCTCGGATTGTTGGCTCCACAAGAGCGAGATCGCTCGTGCCTCGAAGCGCAAACGCAGGCACTTAAACGCTCGAATCGAGTTTTACAAAACGGTGAAATTCCCGGCATGAGATTCCCAAAAGTTTTCTGCACCACCAGGTAACACGTACTTTATTGAAGGAGTAGTGAAGATTTCACTGCACGGTTTCAATAATTCTATTTTTGAGTTTATGTTCATACAGAAATATACATTGATGTCAGTTATTTAAATTTACTTCGCACACATCGAAGTGTCGCGCTAAAAATTAGAGCCAAAAGCTTTTCCCAGAAATCAATATAGTTGCCTATAAATAAAATGAGGAAAAATCACTTGAAAATAAAGAAAACCTTGGTAGGGACTTTGCTGCTCTTAGTTACTACGTTTTTATGGTATCGACTAGGAGAATCTCATTTAAATAGCTGGGATGAAGCCAGATATGCAATTCATGCTATTGAAGCTGCAAACCATGGCAACTGGCTATTTCCCCATTTGTTTGGCTCCCCTGACACTACAATGTATGACAAACCTCCGCTGGGGGTGTGGCTAATTGCATCAAGCATTAAACTATTTGGTATAAACGAATTTGCCGTAAGGTTTTGGTCAGTTGTTGCTGCCACAGGAACTGTGATGGTAGTGTTCTTATTTGGCTCATCCATTAGCAGTGTAGCAACCGGTGCTCTTGGCTCATTAGTTCTTCTGACAACACATGGTTACTTAGGCTTTCATGCTACGAGATCAGGTGATTTTGATGTCATCTTCACGTTTTTTACAACCTTAGCAACGTGTTTCTTTTACTCAGGCTATAGCGATAGTAAAAAGAATCACTATTTCTTTTGGTACTTCATCTTAATGGCATGTGCTTTTATGTTGAAGAGCATCTTGGTTGTACCTTTTATTCTGATGGCTTTCACCTTCTCCTTCTGTCAAAATAGCGCCCGAAAATGTTTTCTTAATAAATGGTCTGCTTGGGGACTTCTTGCCGGATTGGCATTAATAGGGATATGGTTTACTCTATGCCTGTTCTACGTTGATGGTTTTGCTCAAGGAGTATTTTCGCGTTTTACAGGTAGAGTAACCGATTCAATCGACTCGCATGGAGGACCTTGGTACTTCTATTTTCCGGTTTTGTTAAGGCAATTTGGAAAGCCTTGGGCTTTTTTCCTTGCTTTTAGCATAATCTATTCTACTCGGAGATTGTGGAGACGGGAAGCGATTATGCTCTTCGTAACCCTATGGGTATTTGTTCCTCTTGTTCTTTTGTGTATAGCTCAGACAAAGCTTTCTTGGTATACGATACCCATTATGCCGGGAATTGCATTGTTTCTAGCTTTGAACATAACTAACGCATACTATTACAATAGTAATCAATATCTTAAGGCTGCTATTCTCATAATTTTTTCTGCAGCTCTTATAAAGTCGGCATCTTCTGCGGGAGAACTTGTCATGAAAACAAATGAGTTTGAGCAGATTCATGCAGTTCAAACTCTCGCACCGAAACTATCAAATGTATCGGATGTATATATAGATTTTTCTACTTTGCCTCGTCACTTGAGATACTCTTTGCCCTTCTATGTCTATGCACATACAAATGGGAGAGTATATCGTCTTGATGACGATAACCGGATGTTGATAACTGGAGAAGATGTTGTACTAATCTTAGATGGAGAGACTACTATGCAACTGCCGATGAATAAAGAATTAGAGGAACTCGCCAACGTAGAGGGTGTGCAGTTACTGAAGCTAAAGTGAAGGAAGCCTGCCAAGTTTGGCTAAAAGTGTAGGGGGCACTGGTTCTCTAAAGGGTGACAGCTAGAATGGACGGAAAGTTTGACGACAGGGGCTAGAAGTAGCGATAAAAATCAAAGGTTCCCAAGGACAACGCCGCGTCGTTTGGCTCAAAAGCGCCTCCCCTTCACCGCGGTCAGTCCCACTCATGACGTGCATGCCAACCACAATGAGGCGCAAAACAGCGCCTTAAGACGCCGGGCCCGTGCTTATCGAAGACGCCAAATTCTCTATGCTAAACGCGGTGAGGGACTGCAGCGAGCATTGAATGTCCAATGTCTGATCCATAACTGGCTGCGGCCGCACTGGAGTCTCGGTAACCAGACGACACCCGCGATGGCCATAGGGTATGGTGAACCCCCACTCTCAACTCCTGAACTCTTGACTCTGCCAGGGTTTTAATCAATTACCTCTTAACACCCCAGTGCCCAGTCGCTGGAGTCAACAACGCGAAGAGGCTGCCGCTCAGCGCCATGCCATCAATCTGCAATACCTAAATCCGCTGCGGCTCTGGCTCGAAGAAACCTATGTGCGGTTGCAACTGATTGAGACAGAATTGGCGCTGAGCGATCGCCCTTCGCCCCTCCTCAGCGTTCCAGCACCAGCCGCCATCTCCCAGCAAGATGCCATCTGGTTTAACCAGGCCGGTGCGTACTTAGCCTCAACCTGTTACATCACGGCCTGCCTATTTTGGGCGCTTAAACAGGTGCGAGAGCATTTGCCCTATTTGCGGTTGTCGCGTGAAGGTGACACGGAGTTAATGACCCTGATGTTTCAGGTCAGTCAGGCATTTTTACAAGATCTGGGCATCTTTTACGTGATTCAGCCCAGCCTCGGCAATGATGTGTATCTTGCCAGCCAACAACGATTGATGACCTATCGCGAATTTTGTGAGCGACTTCAGCAACCAGAGGAACGAGTCTGGAGCGATCGCCTCATACAGTTCTACCTGGATATTGGACAACGCCGAAGACCGCAGAATTTAGCCGCCGCGCTACAGGCCATTCGTACCCTCTCCGCCTTTTTAGATGAGCAAATTGGGGCTGGCGTTTCCATCCGCGATCGCCTCAACGCCGAGGGCATTACCTCCTGAGCACTTGAGCCCGCCGTCGCCGACCCGACCAACAGAGCCACACCAGCAGTCCGTTCACACTGCGCGAGCAAAGACGCAGCACAAAGATGAGAATTTTCTATTGTCGTGATTTACACTTCTTAAATAACTTTGTTAAGTTATAAATATACCGCCGGAGTTTTTTAATCCCACCTATTGAATCCTATGCAACTCACATCCACTGCTGCCAAGCTTTTCAGGCCCAATATTTCTGCCAATACGCTTTCTCAGACAACCTTGGCGATTCTGAGAGTGACCTTAGGCGTGATGATGGTTCACAACGGCTTTGACAAGCTCGCTGATATCGAAAGCTTTGCTCGGGCCTATGTCGAATACCTGGGTCTGCCTTTTCCCATCTTTTTGAGCTACGTCGCCGCATACACCGAAGTCATTGCGGCTCCGTTAGTTGCGATGGGCCTCTTTACTCGGTTTGCATCTTTGGGCCTGTTCGGCACCATGTGCGTCGCCATGTATCACCACATTTCCGTTGCTGGTCTGAGCTTGCCTTATCTAGAACTCTCAGCCATTTACGCGGCTTCTTTCTTCTACTTTTTGGTCAACGGCGCAGGGCTTTACTCCTTTGATGCGCTCATTGCCAATCTGCTCGATAGCGCTTCGCTGACTTTAAAAGAGAAGCAAATCATGCGGCTCGAAAGCTCCTTTGAAGCAGCTGAAGCCGTCAAAGATGAGAACGTGGTTGCATAGTTAATACGCTACTGTGCCCACGCCATTGACAAAGTCTTTTCAGGAAGGAGTTTTGCGCTCCTTCCTTTTTTATTGCTTTATTGCTGGAGGCCATGGGCGCAGCCTGACAGTCAGGGGCCAACTCTCGTGTAAGCACAGGTCACCTACAGCAGCAGCATTCACTCAGCTAAAAACTCGACATACAGGGCGTTATCTGGCACCTTTTTTCCACTCCATCGTCAGTTTGTATGGAATTTGCCGTTGGTGAGGTGATGCTCGGCAGCTGAAACGCGAGCGATCGCTGATATGGCTGAGGAACCTGCTGCAACAATCGGCCAGCAGGGCTCACGATGATCAGGCAAATCTTAAGCCATAATGAATTTACACTTCTTAACGAGTGATTGGTTGTAAGGGCACTTTTGGGGTGCATTTTGGGCTGTGACATCATTGCAAGATTCTGAGTTGGTTGCGTCAGACAGTATGGAAACCTCGTTGCTGAAAGGGGTTGGCAAGTCGTCGAAGGGTTACGGCAAGGTATTGCTGGGGGTTGGCCTTGGCGTGGCGATCGCCCTCATCGGGTCACGTTTTCTGGCTAGCGATTCCGGTCCGGTTGAACCCTCCACCCCTGCCGAGGCGACCAGCTCGGTCAGCGCCCAGACGGTAACTGTCGCGCCGGTGCAGGTGGGACAAGTCGCCGAACAATTGACCGTCACAGGCACCGTTAATCCCGCCGATTTATTAGCCGTGACCCCGCAGCTCAGTGGCTTGCAGATTCAGCAGGTATTGGTAAATGAGGGCGATCGCGTTGCCGCAGGGCAACCCCTAGTGATCTTAGATGACACAAACCTGCGCACCGATATTCAGCGCGCCCAAGCCCAGCTAGAAGTCGCGCAAGCTCAACTGCAGCAACAACAGGCTAACCTGGCTCAGGCTCGAGCCCAATTTGCAGAAGCCGAAACCAACCGTCAGCGTTACCAATCTTTGGCCGCCCAGGGAGCCGTTAGTAGCGAAGAAGCTGACCGTCGCGCGACGCAGGCCGTCACCGCACGGGCAGCCGTCGGCGTTGCCCAAGCCAATGTCACCAGTGCTGAAGCCAATATTCGCAGTCAACAATCAGAAATCAGCCGCTTACAAACTGAACTGACTCGGACTACCGTCGTTGCGCCGTTAGCGGGCATCGTGGCTGAGCGTCCAGCCAGTGTTGGCGATGTCTCGTCTACTGCAACCGAAGTCGTCTCCCTGATTCAAGGCAACCAGTTAGAGCTGTTCGCCGAGGTGCCGCAGGCCCAATTGACTCAGGTGTCCGTGGGGGCTCCGGTCAGGGTGACTTCGAGCACAGATCCGAATATCCGCGTCGAAGGGACGGTGCAAGAAATTCAGCCTTTGGTCGATCCGCAAACGCGCACGGCTCAGGTGGTGATTCGCTTGCCGGAGAGCGAACGCCTCCGGTCTGGCATGTTCCTCACCGCTGCCATTCAGTCGGGGCAGCGATCGGGTCTGACAATCCCAGCGGAGGCGCTGTTGCCCCAACCAGATGGCTCCGTGCGCGTATATTTGCTGGGACCAGACCAAACCGCCGTAGCCCGCACTGTCGAAATTGGTGCGCGAGTTCCTGGCACTGGTGAAGAGGGCGATCGCGTGGAAATCCTTCAGGGGCTGGACTCTGGCGAACAGGTGATCGTCGCTGGAGCCAGTTACGTGCAAGACGGCGATACCGTCACCGTCGCGGAATAGCGCGATCGAATTGTCCCAACAGATCTTGTGGGGGCGAGGCATTTTGGTTGTCACAATTTGGATTGATGGAAAACGCTCTCCACAAAATGCCTCGCCCCTACGTCGCGTAAATTCGCCCCAATCACCCTGCTCCCCAATCACCCAACCACCCAACCACCTATCCACTCCTCTATGTCTTTCAACGTTTCCGGCTGGTCGATCCGACGTCCCATTCCCACTCTGGTGCTGTTCCTGGTGCTCACCCTGGCGGGCTTAGTTTCGTTCGGAAAACTCGGCGTTGACCTTAACCCCAATATCGACTTTCCAGCGGTCATCGTTACGGTGAAC
Protein-coding regions in this window:
- a CDS encoding ParA family protein, producing MQITAVINYKGGVGKTSVTANLAAELAWLGYRVLLLDMDAQASLTFSFIKPEIWQKSYADSKTIKRWFDAIAQQESFPLNSLVITPEIANSKISESGNGGRLDLIASNLGLINVDLELATQLGGATLNQTKLNYLKVHRRLAEGLAEISNNSYDFVLIDCPPNFNIVTKNAIVSSDNILIPAKPDYLSTLGIDYLIKSVNTLVEEYNEFSEVGDSLDVPLINPKILGVVFTMVEIRSGDAISALRPFIRQTEKLGLPVFEQRLRENKTMYADAPQYGVPVVLNRYSSSTHKDVAQELETFASQFIEKSGLRRK
- a CDS encoding DinB family protein translates to MKIAERYIVLASHNQRMNARLFRLVSSLDVASQTEDKGAFFGSILGTLNHIIFGNHFLLTRVRALINRPSPLDAIPPQWDFQPDKQYGASVAELATICADIDQAVCEFVSTLDERDLGKETDDAIPLWALLDQLFQHQTHHRGQATTLLSQCGVDYPSFADVIGTLQGESAPF
- a CDS encoding DMT family transporter, coding for MHKPLGKGGEFLPYGQSPSPHSLRRGLLFYCYLPGNSVLGFILILLSSLFFCIQNVVVRILFAEQTLIGIGVTGGFLAPTLHNSFLLLLLRMVLAVPLMGLLVSRLHPPIWKEVRQLAQPSERQALGHAIAGGLLMFTYLALLYVSIGLIATAIALTLFFTFPLFTALLSWCFLGQRPSAMQWGIMGCIMMGSALTIPAEQWSGGGSWVGAVLGVASGVAYAAYTVNAQKSFDYLHPLTYTWLSFALTLLFAAICLVVWPITDAQDLAWTPIWIWSLISGIVTFSGHMLFNSGIKYIGATLASMLGSANPALTVVLAWVAIRETLASIQLLGVGIVTVSVASLGRFR
- a CDS encoding ArnT family glycosyltransferase gives rise to the protein MKIKKTLVGTLLLLVTTFLWYRLGESHLNSWDEARYAIHAIEAANHGNWLFPHLFGSPDTTMYDKPPLGVWLIASSIKLFGINEFAVRFWSVVAATGTVMVVFLFGSSISSVATGALGSLVLLTTHGYLGFHATRSGDFDVIFTFFTTLATCFFYSGYSDSKKNHYFFWYFILMACAFMLKSILVVPFILMAFTFSFCQNSARKCFLNKWSAWGLLAGLALIGIWFTLCLFYVDGFAQGVFSRFTGRVTDSIDSHGGPWYFYFPVLLRQFGKPWAFFLAFSIIYSTRRLWRREAIMLFVTLWVFVPLVLLCIAQTKLSWYTIPIMPGIALFLALNITNAYYYNSNQYLKAAILIIFSAALIKSASSAGELVMKTNEFEQIHAVQTLAPKLSNVSDVYIDFSTLPRHLRYSLPFYVYAHTNGRVYRLDDDNRMLITGEDVVLILDGETTMQLPMNKELEELANVEGVQLLKLK
- a CDS encoding DoxX family protein, with translation MQLTSTAAKLFRPNISANTLSQTTLAILRVTLGVMMVHNGFDKLADIESFARAYVEYLGLPFPIFLSYVAAYTEVIAAPLVAMGLFTRFASLGLFGTMCVAMYHHISVAGLSLPYLELSAIYAASFFYFLVNGAGLYSFDALIANLLDSASLTLKEKQIMRLESSFEAAEAVKDENVVA
- a CDS encoding efflux RND transporter periplasmic adaptor subunit; this translates as METSLLKGVGKSSKGYGKVLLGVGLGVAIALIGSRFLASDSGPVEPSTPAEATSSVSAQTVTVAPVQVGQVAEQLTVTGTVNPADLLAVTPQLSGLQIQQVLVNEGDRVAAGQPLVILDDTNLRTDIQRAQAQLEVAQAQLQQQQANLAQARAQFAEAETNRQRYQSLAAQGAVSSEEADRRATQAVTARAAVGVAQANVTSAEANIRSQQSEISRLQTELTRTTVVAPLAGIVAERPASVGDVSSTATEVVSLIQGNQLELFAEVPQAQLTQVSVGAPVRVTSSTDPNIRVEGTVQEIQPLVDPQTRTAQVVIRLPESERLRSGMFLTAAIQSGQRSGLTIPAEALLPQPDGSVRVYLLGPDQTAVARTVEIGARVPGTGEEGDRVEILQGLDSGEQVIVAGASYVQDGDTVTVAE